The following proteins come from a genomic window of Elusimicrobiota bacterium:
- a CDS encoding pyridoxal phosphate-dependent aminotransferase family protein → MNPSNSTGGRRLFPRYLIQPHKTFFLIPNKTDKVEGTAFEIAEDSLTCRFDETIGLEVGEKIELFQKDTSNPLISGKIVSVRKNGDKIRAGIFFPAGGLFSYFPSFPLENLCDSRNLVRGERKAKEEGLREYERRGFWPGLSEKRFFSRYIWELKKTDSYFFMTPLQSGTGAHVQVNGRDMIMMSSNNYLGLSVHPRVKEAAKKAIDKYGSSPSASSLLGGTLDIHLELEDSLARFKGTEAACVFSAGYTTNLTTLLTILAKGDAVFFDDKNHASLMDGVRLSGADARAYSHKNTSDLDSKLSRTKNKNKLVVTDTVFSMDGDFAPLPEIYRTAKRHGAALMVDEAHATGVFGPNGKGLLEHFHMEGKPELVMGTLSKALSGVGGFIAGSKELIRILKHTARAFVFSAAIPPSVCAAILECLKLIEEEPERRKKLWANTKKMREGLRSLGFNTGESQSPIIPVIFPKEEHTIWMTRGLREAGIYVTPAVYPAVKKNATRVRTTIMATHSDSDIDKALETFKNVRSMMP, encoded by the coding sequence ATGAATCCGAGCAACAGTACTGGCGGACGTCGTCTTTTTCCTCGCTATCTAATTCAACCCCATAAAACTTTTTTTTTAATTCCTAACAAAACCGACAAGGTCGAAGGAACTGCATTTGAAATTGCCGAGGATAGTTTAACTTGTCGTTTTGATGAAACCATTGGTTTGGAAGTCGGTGAAAAAATTGAATTGTTTCAGAAGGATACGAGTAATCCTTTAATTTCCGGAAAGATTGTATCGGTAAGAAAAAATGGGGATAAAATACGTGCGGGGATATTTTTCCCAGCAGGGGGGCTCTTTTCGTATTTTCCTTCTTTTCCGTTGGAAAATCTTTGTGATTCCAGAAATTTAGTTCGGGGTGAAAGAAAAGCCAAAGAGGAGGGGTTGCGGGAATATGAACGCCGTGGCTTTTGGCCTGGATTATCTGAAAAACGATTTTTTTCAAGATATATTTGGGAGTTAAAGAAAACAGATTCATATTTTTTTATGACCCCTCTCCAATCTGGGACTGGCGCTCATGTTCAAGTGAACGGGCGAGATATGATTATGATGTCATCCAATAACTATCTAGGGCTTTCAGTTCATCCCCGAGTAAAGGAGGCGGCCAAGAAGGCAATTGATAAATATGGATCTTCTCCGTCCGCTTCAAGTTTACTTGGGGGAACACTTGATATACATCTGGAATTAGAGGATTCTTTGGCGAGATTTAAAGGTACAGAGGCTGCATGTGTCTTTAGTGCGGGCTACACAACAAATTTAACAACTTTGTTAACTATATTGGCCAAAGGAGATGCGGTATTCTTTGATGATAAAAACCACGCAAGTTTGATGGATGGAGTGCGCCTGAGTGGTGCAGATGCTAGAGCTTATTCGCATAAAAACACTTCTGATTTGGATTCAAAACTGTCAAGAACTAAAAATAAAAATAAGTTGGTTGTCACAGATACAGTATTTAGTATGGATGGTGATTTTGCCCCCTTGCCGGAGATATATCGCACTGCCAAACGCCATGGTGCTGCGTTGATGGTCGATGAAGCCCATGCAACAGGAGTTTTTGGGCCTAATGGGAAGGGCCTCCTGGAACATTTTCATATGGAAGGAAAGCCGGAGCTCGTAATGGGAACACTTAGCAAAGCTTTGTCGGGGGTTGGAGGGTTCATTGCAGGTAGTAAGGAATTAATTCGGATTCTTAAGCACACTGCACGAGCTTTCGTTTTTAGCGCAGCAATTCCGCCGAGTGTTTGTGCTGCAATTCTAGAATGTTTGAAATTAATAGAAGAAGAGCCTGAGCGTCGGAAAAAGTTATGGGCAAATACAAAAAAAATGAGGGAAGGTCTTAGGTCTTTGGGTTTTAATACTGGGGAAAGTCAATCTCCCATTATCCCGGTGATATTTCCAAAAGAAGAACATACCATATGGATGACAAGGGGATTAAGAGAGGCGGGGATTTATGTAACTCCCGCAGTTTATCCCGCTGTTAAAAAGAATGCAACACGAGTTCGCACAACAATCATGGCTACGCATTCCGATTCTGATATTGATAAGGCTCTCGAAACCTTTAAGAATGTTCGAAGTATGATGCCTTAG
- a CDS encoding response regulator: MHTKPLIMVVEDNKQTQETLKRDLEYLGMDVWQAFSAEDAWSALEAADKIPHVLILDFHLPGEDGPGFYRRLAVSPRFREIPVIPFTALIGQQDATSSLTLASYISSRDASAPHTQPIVSKKGREDIYKTPSELVLAIGHALRQQSFALSDEMRKTMKDIVSSLVDELDVPDEVE, translated from the coding sequence GTGCACACAAAACCGTTGATCATGGTCGTTGAAGACAACAAACAGACCCAGGAAACACTGAAACGCGATTTGGAGTACCTGGGGATGGATGTTTGGCAGGCATTTTCGGCCGAGGACGCCTGGAGCGCCCTCGAAGCCGCCGATAAAATCCCCCACGTTTTGATTTTGGATTTCCATCTTCCCGGCGAAGACGGCCCCGGGTTTTACCGTCGTCTCGCCGTCAGCCCCCGATTCCGCGAAATCCCCGTCATTCCCTTCACGGCCCTCATCGGCCAACAAGACGCGACCAGTTCTCTCACGTTGGCAAGTTACATCTCCTCCCGGGACGCCTCTGCCCCGCACACCCAACCGATCGTTTCCAAAAAGGGCCGCGAAGACATCTACAAAACCCCGTCCGAGTTGGTCCTGGCCATCGGTCACGCCCTGCGGCAGCAATCCTTCGCCCTCTCCGATGAAATGCGTAAAACCATGAAGGACATCGTCAGTTCGTTGGTTGATGAATTGGATGTGCCGGATGAAGTTGAATAG
- a CDS encoding sensor domain-containing diguanylate cyclase: MDETPPRNDEGRRLEAVRRLRLLDTPAEERFDRITRLARRAFDVPIAHVSLIDDKRQWFKSIQGLALSESPRDTSLCAHTILQDAPLIVDDLTADSRFRDNPWILETPRIRFYAGYPVKAPDGSNVGTLCVMDDRPRAMTEEDRQAFRDLAAFVEKELQVVHLSETQGQLIQQVAESERARYLDDLTRLWNRQGVTDILQREIARAVRRNDTVGIVRADIDSFREINVRFGHIAGDEALRQVAQALRGGVRPYDAVGRYGGEEFLLVLPGCDREAARSVAERVRSAVGRLVLRLGEDTHSVTMSFGVTDITPTGETDQEALMQEADVALFRAKRDGRDRVVIFKNETAGKPATKSKGRDNASKD, from the coding sequence ATGGACGAAACCCCACCGCGTAACGACGAGGGCCGCCGTTTGGAGGCGGTCCGACGGCTCCGGTTGCTCGACACACCGGCCGAGGAGCGCTTCGACCGCATCACCCGGTTGGCGCGCCGCGCCTTTGACGTGCCCATCGCCCACGTTTCCCTCATCGACGACAAGCGCCAATGGTTCAAATCCATTCAAGGGTTGGCCCTCTCCGAATCCCCGCGGGACACCTCCCTGTGCGCCCACACTATTTTGCAAGACGCCCCGCTGATTGTCGATGACCTCACCGCCGATTCCCGCTTTCGGGACAACCCGTGGATCTTGGAAACGCCGCGCATCCGGTTTTACGCGGGGTATCCGGTGAAGGCGCCGGACGGCAGCAACGTCGGCACCCTCTGCGTGATGGACGACCGCCCCCGGGCCATGACCGAGGAAGATCGGCAAGCCTTCCGCGACCTCGCGGCCTTCGTGGAAAAAGAATTGCAAGTTGTTCATTTGAGCGAAACCCAGGGGCAATTGATTCAACAGGTGGCGGAAAGCGAACGCGCCCGCTACCTCGATGATTTGACCCGCCTGTGGAACCGCCAGGGCGTCACGGATATCCTTCAACGGGAAATCGCCCGGGCCGTCCGACGCAACGACACCGTCGGCATCGTGCGCGCGGACATCGACAGCTTTAGGGAAATCAACGTTCGTTTCGGTCACATCGCCGGCGACGAGGCTTTGCGCCAGGTGGCTCAAGCCCTGCGGGGGGGAGTGCGGCCCTATGACGCGGTCGGGCGGTACGGCGGGGAAGAATTTCTGTTGGTTTTGCCCGGTTGCGACCGGGAGGCGGCCCGATCCGTCGCGGAGCGCGTTCGAAGCGCCGTGGGTCGCTTGGTGCTCCGTTTGGGGGAGGACACCCACAGCGTGACGATGAGTTTCGGCGTCACGGACATTACCCCTACGGGGGAGACAGATCAAGAGGCTTTGATGCAAGAGGCCGACGTCGCCCTTTTCCGGGCAAAACGGGACGGCCGCGATCGGGTGGTGATTTTTAAAAACGAAACTGCCGGGAAACCGGCGACCAAGTCGAAGGGGAGGGACAATGCGTCTAAAGACTAA
- a CDS encoding LysR family transcriptional regulator, translating to MIPFNFHHLYYFFVVAKSGSIAKATDTLLLAQPTVSAQIKAFEKFLKRPLFDRRNRKLILTEEGRLVLDYAESIFALGREMEDAVRDRLSGGAVAVQIGVATGTPRAFAQNLLETTLALAPRSTLTLKEGPLEALRGDLRDQRLDVVLSCAGVGGADREGFENHWAGRVPVHFVAAPAVARTVRRWPRDLEGAPFIVPGGSSPAYREVLELLDVWKVRPRVVAEVDDVEIARRLAVAGHGIAPLNEATINVGPKGALKILDTRGIALYESAYLITARRKHPHPTVQRLARVFSVMPGGGGPPPSLNRGEKAK from the coding sequence ATGATTCCATTCAACTTCCACCATCTCTATTATTTTTTCGTGGTTGCCAAATCGGGCTCCATCGCCAAAGCCACGGACACGTTGTTGTTGGCCCAGCCGACGGTCAGCGCGCAGATCAAGGCCTTCGAGAAATTCCTCAAGCGCCCGTTGTTCGACCGGCGGAACCGCAAATTAATCCTGACCGAAGAGGGGCGGCTGGTGCTCGATTACGCCGAAAGCATCTTCGCTCTCGGGCGGGAGATGGAGGACGCCGTTCGGGACCGCCTCTCGGGGGGGGCCGTCGCGGTTCAAATCGGGGTGGCCACGGGCACGCCCCGGGCCTTTGCGCAAAACCTTTTGGAAACCACCCTCGCCCTCGCCCCCCGCTCGACCCTTACGTTAAAGGAGGGACCCTTGGAGGCTTTGCGCGGCGACTTGCGGGATCAACGGCTGGACGTGGTTTTGTCTTGCGCCGGGGTGGGTGGCGCCGACCGGGAGGGTTTTGAGAACCATTGGGCCGGCCGGGTGCCGGTCCATTTTGTCGCCGCGCCCGCCGTGGCCCGCACGGTTCGGCGTTGGCCGCGGGATTTGGAGGGCGCCCCGTTCATCGTTCCGGGCGGCTCCAGCCCCGCCTATCGGGAGGTGCTGGAACTTTTGGACGTCTGGAAAGTCCGGCCGCGGGTGGTGGCCGAAGTGGACGATGTGGAGATCGCCCGCCGCCTGGCCGTCGCCGGGCACGGGATCGCCCCCTTGAACGAAGCCACCATCAACGTGGGGCCGAAAGGGGCATTGAAAATTCTCGATACCCGGGGGATTGCCCTCTACGAGTCGGCCTACCTCATCACCGCCCGGCGCAAACACCCCCATCCCACCGTCCAACGTCTTGCGCGGGTTTTTTCGGTGATGCCCGGGGGCGGAGGCCCTCCACCCTCTTTGAATCGGGGCGAAAAGGCAAAATAA